CCAGTCTTGCACCATTGTTGAGTACCAGCTGAAGTACACGGTTTACAGAAACAATACCCCCGTGGCAGTTGATCTCAACCACATCTTCCCTCGTAAACGTACGAGGGCCTTTCATGACCGAAACCATGACCTCCTCAACAGGTTCCCCCGTTTTTGGTTCAATGAGTTTGCCGTAATGAATCGTATGTGACTCCACTTCCAGAAGCATTTTTTTCCCTTTATATATAGAATCGGCAATGGCTATAGCCTCACTGCCGCTCAATCGTACAATGGCTATAGCACCTTCCCCCATCGGTGTGGAAATGGCCGTAATTGTATCGTATTCCATCCTTCTCACCTCTCTTTGAAACCCAAAACATACTGTATCTATTGTATTATTTCCTTTATTTGCGTTTCTAACATATCCACAGTGGATAACTTCCCTGAAAAAACAGACATAATTATCCACAATACCTTTTAGTTTAACCTAGCAGGGATATAAAAGGCAATGAAAAAAGCCGGGTGTTTTGTTAATTTTGGCGGGTGTCTTCCATTTTCAAACCGGGATCCAGTTTCAGCTTTTCCACGATCCAGCTTCAGTGTCCAGGCCCTCGAGGTCGCTTCACTCTCACACCTCAACACAAAGAGCGTGTTGCTGTGTAAGAGCTCCAGCGCTTGTCGAGCCTAACCGGACACTTCAGCTTTTCCAACTAAAAAACTCCGGGCATCAGCCCGGAGCAGATCTTACTTTTTCACGGGGCGGATGATGACCTTGCGGAATGGCTCTGCCCCTTCAGAAGTAGTTTCTATTTTTTTATTGTTTCGCAGTGCCATATGTATGGCTTTTCTTTCGTTGGAAGGCATCGGTTCGAGTGCTACTCCTTTACCAGTCGCCGAAACTTTTTGAGCTGTATGGACAGCCAGTCTTTCAAGCGATTCGCGGCGTCGTTCTCTGTAATTTTCTGCATCAATGATGATGCGGAGATAGCGGCTCGAGTGATTATTGGCTACAAGATTGGTCAGGTACTGAAGGGAGTTAAGGGTCTGTCCCCTTTTTCCGATCAAAATGGCAATCTTTTCACCCGTTAATTCCAAGATGATTTCTTCCCGCGTTTCTTTCAGTGAAATGGTAACAGGCACACCCATTTTATCGGTGACTTCCTGTAAAAAAGCAACAGCCAGCTTTACCGGGTCTGGTTTAAGAGAGACTTCTATTAAAGCCGGTTTTCCGCCAAAACCCAAAAATCCTCTTTTAGATTCTTCGAGTACTTTTACCTCAACCTCTTCTTTAGAAGCCTGAAGCTCGGCCAATGCTGT
This genomic stretch from Fictibacillus marinisediminis harbors:
- the jag gene encoding RNA-binding cell elongation regulator Jag/EloR — encoded protein: MKQIKVTGKTVEEAVSTALAELQASKEEVEVKVLEESKRGFLGFGGKPALIEVSLKPDPVKLAVAFLQEVTDKMGVPVTISLKETREEIILELTGEKIAILIGKRGQTLNSLQYLTNLVANNHSSRYLRIIIDAENYRERRRESLERLAVHTAQKVSATGKGVALEPMPSNERKAIHMALRNNKKIETTSEGAEPFRKVIIRPVKK